Proteins from a genomic interval of Carboxydocella sporoproducens DSM 16521:
- a CDS encoding DUF4372 domain-containing protein: MQGKDITKSTFFQLFQPIFNEKIFQLINNAGVDKYVKKLTALKLFYLLAYAQLEQLKGLRDIS; this comes from the coding sequence GATATCACAAAATCCACATTTTTTCAATTGTTTCAGCCAATTTTTAACGAAAAAATTTTTCAGCTTATTAATAACGCAGGTGTTGACAAATACGTTAAAAAACTGACAGCACTTAAGCTATTCTATCTTCTGGCCTATGCCCAGTTAGAACAATTAAAAGGTCTACGGGATATTAGCA